One region of Bacillus zhangzhouensis genomic DNA includes:
- a CDS encoding calcium-translocating P-type ATPase, SERCA-type: MNWHELNQTDLLKTMNTSIGDGLSEKDVQKRLEKHGPNELQEGKKASALIIFLAQFKDFMVLILLAATIISAFLGEYIDAVAIVAIVLMNGVLGFYQERRAEKSLQALKELSTPHVYARRNNEWVKIPSKHLVPGDIVKFSSGDRIGADIRLLETKSLEIEESALTGESIPAVKHASPLSSSHVSLGDLTNMAFMGTLVTRGSGVGVVIGTGMNTAMGQIAGMLDAAGNMETPLQRRLEQLGKILIVAALFLTVLVVVLGVVQGHELYHMFLAGVSLAVAAIPEGLPAIVTVALSLGVQRMIKQKSIVRKLPAVETLGCASIICSDKTGTMTQNKMTVTHVWAEGKTWNISGTGYEPSGDFSLNGEIVHADKHPILQKVLLYGALCNTSTIVEKDGEMRLDGDPTEGALLTAARKAGFTEQFIEAGFHVIEEFPFDSERKMMSIVVETNQKERYVIAKGAPDVLMNRSSHIMHGGRTASFSATHRKETEAAIQGLARQALRTIAIAYKKVGLTEKINSVQQAETDLTFIGLEGMIDPPRPEVRRAIKECREAGIKTVMITGDHVETAKAIAKDLSLLPKQGQVLDGKALDQMSDKELEQTAENVYVFARVSPEHKLRIVKAYQKNGHVVAMTGDGVNDAPAIKQADIGISMGITGTDVAKEASSLILLDDNFATIKSAIKEGRNIYENIRKFVRYLLASNVGEILVMLFAMLLALPLPLVPIQILWVNLVTDGLPAMALGMDKPEGDVMKRKPRNVKEGIFARGLGWKVISRGFLIGLATLLAFIFVYHRDPNNLQYAQTVAFSTLVLAQLIHVFDCRSERSIFERNPFGNLYLIGAVLSSLLLMLVVIYYPPLQPIFNTVAIAPIDWLLIIGMSALPTFLLAGSLLTRKK; this comes from the coding sequence ATGAATTGGCATGAACTGAACCAAACCGATTTATTAAAAACAATGAATACATCGATAGGTGACGGACTGTCAGAAAAAGATGTACAAAAGCGGCTTGAAAAACACGGGCCAAATGAATTGCAGGAAGGAAAAAAGGCGTCGGCTCTGATCATTTTTTTAGCACAGTTTAAAGATTTCATGGTGTTAATTTTGCTTGCAGCAACAATCATTTCTGCCTTTTTAGGAGAATACATTGATGCTGTTGCGATTGTAGCCATTGTATTGATGAATGGTGTACTCGGCTTTTATCAAGAACGCCGGGCGGAAAAATCCCTTCAAGCGTTAAAAGAATTATCAACTCCGCACGTGTATGCAAGGAGAAATAATGAATGGGTTAAGATTCCGTCTAAACATCTCGTGCCAGGGGATATTGTGAAATTTTCAAGCGGAGACCGGATTGGGGCGGATATTAGATTACTAGAAACAAAGAGCTTAGAAATTGAGGAGTCCGCTCTCACTGGTGAGTCTATCCCAGCGGTCAAACATGCAAGTCCGCTTTCAAGCAGTCATGTCTCGCTTGGAGATTTGACGAACATGGCCTTTATGGGAACGCTTGTCACTAGAGGCAGCGGCGTAGGGGTTGTCATTGGTACCGGAATGAATACGGCAATGGGACAAATTGCCGGCATGCTGGATGCAGCAGGTAATATGGAAACGCCGCTGCAAAGACGTCTGGAGCAGCTGGGGAAAATTCTGATTGTGGCTGCATTATTTTTAACGGTGCTCGTTGTTGTTCTCGGTGTTGTGCAAGGACATGAATTGTATCATATGTTCCTAGCGGGAGTATCTCTTGCTGTTGCGGCGATTCCAGAAGGGCTGCCGGCGATCGTCACTGTCGCACTTTCCCTAGGGGTGCAGCGGATGATCAAACAAAAATCGATTGTCAGAAAGCTCCCGGCGGTGGAAACACTCGGCTGCGCGTCAATCATTTGCTCTGATAAAACAGGAACCATGACGCAAAATAAAATGACTGTGACCCATGTATGGGCAGAGGGGAAAACGTGGAATATTTCTGGCACAGGCTACGAGCCATCCGGTGATTTTAGCTTAAACGGAGAAATCGTTCATGCCGACAAGCACCCAATCCTGCAAAAGGTGTTATTATACGGGGCGCTTTGTAATACATCGACCATCGTTGAAAAAGACGGGGAGATGAGGCTTGATGGCGATCCGACAGAGGGGGCGCTTCTTACCGCAGCACGTAAAGCGGGTTTTACAGAGCAATTCATTGAAGCTGGATTTCATGTCATTGAGGAGTTTCCTTTTGATTCAGAAAGAAAAATGATGTCAATCGTCGTTGAAACGAATCAAAAAGAGCGATATGTCATTGCAAAAGGTGCGCCGGATGTACTAATGAACCGTTCGAGTCATATCATGCACGGCGGACGCACAGCTTCTTTTTCAGCCACTCATAGGAAAGAAACAGAAGCTGCGATTCAAGGCTTAGCAAGACAGGCGCTTAGAACCATTGCCATTGCGTATAAAAAAGTCGGTCTGACAGAAAAAATCAACTCTGTACAGCAGGCTGAAACCGACTTAACATTTATCGGGTTAGAGGGCATGATCGATCCACCGCGTCCTGAAGTCAGACGAGCGATTAAAGAGTGCCGGGAGGCTGGTATTAAAACGGTCATGATTACAGGGGACCACGTGGAAACGGCCAAAGCGATCGCTAAAGACTTAAGCCTTTTACCGAAGCAAGGACAGGTGCTCGACGGAAAAGCGCTAGATCAGATGAGTGACAAAGAGCTTGAGCAAACGGCTGAAAATGTATACGTCTTTGCCCGGGTTTCTCCTGAGCATAAGCTGAGAATTGTCAAAGCTTATCAAAAAAATGGTCATGTTGTGGCGATGACAGGTGACGGGGTTAATGATGCGCCGGCCATTAAACAAGCAGATATCGGCATCTCCATGGGCATCACTGGAACAGATGTAGCCAAAGAAGCGTCATCTCTTATTTTACTTGACGACAACTTTGCGACCATTAAATCCGCCATTAAAGAAGGCCGGAATATTTATGAAAACATTCGTAAGTTTGTCCGTTATTTACTGGCATCAAATGTCGGAGAAATTTTGGTCATGCTGTTTGCGATGCTCCTCGCGCTTCCGCTTCCACTCGTTCCTATACAAATCTTATGGGTAAACCTTGTCACAGATGGTCTACCGGCTATGGCACTTGGCATGGATAAGCCAGAAGGCGATGTCATGAAGAGAAAGCCGCGGAATGTGAAAGAGGGCATTTTTGCTAGAGGACTTGGCTGGAAGGTCATCTCAAGAGGATTCCTCATCGGGCTTGCGACGCTTTTGGCATTTATATTTGTGTATCACCGCGATCCAAACAACCTGCAATATGCGCAGACTGTCGCATTTAGCACGCTTGTTTTGGCGCAGCTCATTCATGTATTTGACTGCCGCAGTGAACGGTCCATTTTTGAACGTAATCCATTTGGGAACCTCTATTTGATCGGTGCGGTTTTGTCATCACTTTTGCTCATGCTTGTGGTCATATATTACCCGCCGCTTCAGCCAATTTTTAACACGGTCGCGATTGCACCAATTGATTGGCTGCTGATTATCGGGATGTCTGCACTGCCAACTTTTTTACTGGCAGGATCACTTTTGACAAGAAAAAAATAA
- a CDS encoding YicC family protein, giving the protein MIRSMTGFGQASKTDGELTVSVELKSVNHRFKEVHARLPRPLLYFEDTLKKIILRYVQRGRIELFVTIEGGKLASRSLQIDWPLLDEYMKAAKDLEERYHISGIQHAHDLLGLDLAVQVEESASRNEQLEQLLMEACEAAVKELCFMREQEGASLQKDCELRLSELVAYTEEIKVFAPEVVSQYKERLNQRLQEWIGEALDESRLTTEAAIFADRCDITEEITRLKSHFQQFQQILLQGGAAGRKLDFLVQELNREVNTIGSKANHHHLTKLVVEMKSAIEKIKEQVQNIE; this is encoded by the coding sequence ATGATACGCAGTATGACGGGATTCGGCCAAGCGAGTAAAACGGATGGAGAACTGACAGTGTCAGTTGAGCTAAAATCGGTCAATCACCGTTTTAAAGAGGTTCATGCCCGCTTGCCGAGGCCGCTTTTATATTTCGAAGATACATTAAAAAAAATCATTCTTCGTTACGTGCAGCGCGGTAGAATTGAGCTGTTTGTCACGATTGAAGGCGGTAAACTAGCAAGCCGGTCTTTACAGATCGACTGGCCGCTGCTTGATGAATACATGAAAGCCGCAAAAGACCTCGAAGAACGCTATCACATTTCAGGCATTCAGCATGCACATGACTTATTGGGGCTGGACCTTGCCGTTCAGGTGGAAGAGTCAGCCAGCCGAAATGAACAGTTAGAGCAGCTGCTGATGGAAGCTTGCGAGGCTGCTGTCAAGGAGCTTTGCTTCATGAGAGAGCAAGAGGGAGCATCACTTCAAAAAGACTGTGAACTGAGGCTTTCTGAACTAGTGGCCTATACAGAAGAAATCAAAGTCTTTGCACCAGAGGTTGTGAGTCAGTACAAAGAACGATTGAATCAGCGATTGCAAGAATGGATCGGAGAGGCGCTTGATGAGAGCAGACTGACAACTGAGGCTGCCATCTTTGCTGACCGCTGTGACATTACAGAAGAGATTACGAGATTAAAAAGTCATTTTCAGCAGTTTCAGCAAATCTTGCTGCAAGGCGGTGCTGCCGGCCGAAAACTTGACTTCCTTGTACAGGAGCTCAACCGAGAAGTGAACACCATTGGATCAAAAGCGAACCATCACCATTTAACAAAGCTGGTGGTTGAAATGAAAAGTGCTATTGAAAAAATAAAAGAACAAGTGCAAAATATAGAATAG
- the remA gene encoding extracellular matrix/biofilm regulator RemA produces MTIKLINIGFGNIISANRMISIVSPESAPIKRMIQDARDRGMLIDATYGRRTRAVVIMDSDHVILSAVQPETVAQRLSVKEEIIDEGQG; encoded by the coding sequence ATGACCATAAAGTTGATCAATATCGGATTTGGAAACATCATTTCAGCGAATCGGATGATTTCGATCGTCAGTCCGGAATCAGCACCGATTAAACGAATGATACAAGACGCAAGAGATCGGGGTATGCTCATAGATGCTACATACGGAAGAAGAACCCGTGCTGTTGTCATTATGGACAGTGACCATGTCATCTTATCTGCCGTTCAGCCTGAGACTGTCGCGCAAAGACTTTCTGTAAAAGAAGAAATCATAGATGAAGGGCAGGGGTAA
- the gmk gene encoding guanylate kinase codes for MKERGLLIVLSGPSGVGKGTVRQAIFSQEDTNFEYSISVTTRKPREGERNGVDYFFKTREEFEHMIENKKLLEWAEYVGNYYGTPVDYVEQTLSEGKDVFLEIEVQGALQVREAFPEGLFIFLAPPSLSELKNRIITRGTESEELIRNRMAAAKEEIEMMDAYDYVVENDDVKLACERIKAIVLAEHLRRDRVAPRYKKMLGVE; via the coding sequence ATGAAAGAAAGAGGACTTTTAATCGTTCTCTCTGGACCTTCGGGAGTTGGAAAAGGAACGGTCAGACAAGCCATTTTCTCCCAGGAAGATACGAATTTTGAATACTCTATTTCTGTGACGACACGCAAACCGCGTGAAGGTGAAAGAAATGGTGTCGATTATTTCTTTAAAACCAGGGAAGAATTTGAACATATGATTGAAAACAAAAAGCTGTTAGAATGGGCAGAGTACGTTGGGAATTACTATGGCACGCCTGTTGACTATGTAGAACAGACATTGAGCGAAGGAAAAGATGTTTTCCTTGAAATTGAAGTGCAAGGTGCACTTCAAGTAAGAGAAGCATTCCCAGAAGGTCTTTTTATTTTCCTTGCACCGCCTAGTCTTTCAGAACTTAAAAACCGCATCATTACACGCGGTACAGAATCTGAGGAGCTCATTCGAAACCGAATGGCCGCTGCGAAAGAAGAAATTGAAATGATGGATGCTTATGACTATGTCGTTGAAAACGATGATGTCAAGCTTGCTTGTGAAAGAATCAAAGCGATCGTCCTTGCAGAACACCTGCGCAGAGACAGAGTCGCACCAAGATATAAAAAAATGCTGGGGGTAGAATAA
- the rpoZ gene encoding DNA-directed RNA polymerase subunit omega, with translation MLDPSIDSLMNKLDSKYTLVTVAARRAREMQIHQDQQIENTKSYKFVGKALEEIDAGLLTFEKEDQE, from the coding sequence ATGTTAGATCCTTCAATTGACTCATTGATGAACAAACTTGATTCAAAATATACACTTGTAACAGTGGCTGCACGCCGTGCACGTGAAATGCAGATCCATCAAGATCAACAGATTGAAAACACAAAGTCTTACAAATTCGTAGGCAAAGCACTAGAAGAAATCGACGCTGGTCTTTTGACATTTGAAAAAGAGGATCAAGAATAA
- the coaBC gene encoding bifunctional phosphopantothenoylcysteine decarboxylase/phosphopantothenate--cysteine ligase CoaBC: MLQSKNILLGVSGGIAVYKAAALTSKLVQAGANVRVIMTESAREFVSPLTFQALSRHEVYVDTFKENNPKVIAHIDVADWADLILVAPATAHTIGKLAAGLADDMLTTTLLASTAPVWIAPAMNVHMYDHPAVKRNIRILYEDGYRFIEPSEGYLACGYIGKGRLEEPEKIVEHIRAFFEEPISLPLSGKKVVVTAGPTREVIDPVRFFSNRSSGKMGYAIAEAAQQMGADVTLISGPVSLTAPDHVHVMHVESAEEMYQAALDVYGEADLVIKAAAVADYTPVTTYAHKMKKQDGALEIEFTRTKDILKELGKRKEHQVLVGFAAETQDVEYYAKKKIDSKHLDMIVANNVTKEGAGFGADTNVAAMIKADGTKKELPMMSKKDLAFEILKEAIQLLPKERDRA; encoded by the coding sequence ATGTTACAGTCAAAAAATATTTTGCTCGGAGTCAGCGGAGGAATCGCTGTATATAAAGCAGCAGCACTTACTAGTAAACTCGTACAAGCAGGCGCAAATGTAAGAGTGATTATGACGGAATCTGCCCGTGAGTTTGTGTCTCCGCTTACCTTCCAAGCTCTGTCTCGACATGAGGTATATGTGGATACATTCAAAGAAAACAATCCAAAAGTCATTGCACATATTGACGTAGCTGACTGGGCCGATCTCATTCTTGTTGCCCCTGCAACAGCACATACGATTGGCAAACTGGCCGCTGGACTTGCAGATGATATGCTCACAACGACTTTGCTTGCTTCAACAGCGCCTGTATGGATCGCACCAGCGATGAATGTGCATATGTACGATCACCCGGCTGTGAAACGGAACATTCGCATATTATATGAAGACGGCTACCGGTTTATTGAGCCAAGTGAAGGTTATTTAGCCTGCGGGTACATTGGAAAAGGTCGATTAGAAGAGCCTGAAAAAATTGTTGAACACATCCGTGCTTTTTTTGAAGAGCCAATAAGCTTACCGCTCTCAGGAAAAAAAGTCGTGGTGACAGCAGGTCCTACACGTGAAGTGATTGATCCTGTCCGGTTCTTTTCAAATCGTTCTAGTGGAAAAATGGGCTATGCAATTGCAGAGGCTGCTCAGCAAATGGGGGCAGATGTTACGCTGATTTCCGGACCTGTCTCTTTAACCGCACCTGACCATGTACATGTGATGCACGTTGAATCGGCAGAGGAGATGTATCAAGCTGCGCTAGATGTTTACGGGGAAGCTGATCTTGTCATTAAAGCAGCAGCTGTCGCCGATTACACCCCTGTTACGACATATGCTCATAAAATGAAAAAACAGGACGGTGCTCTCGAAATTGAATTCACTCGGACAAAAGATATTTTAAAAGAGCTGGGGAAAAGAAAAGAGCATCAAGTACTGGTCGGTTTTGCAGCTGAAACGCAGGATGTAGAATATTATGCGAAAAAGAAAATTGACTCCAAACATTTAGATATGATTGTAGCCAATAACGTCACAAAAGAGGGTGCAGGCTTTGGCGCAGATACAAATGTGGCAGCGATGATCAAAGCAGATGGAACGAAAAAAGAGCTGCCGATGATGAGCAAAAAAGATCTCGCTTTTGAAATTTTAAAGGAGGCAATACAACTGTTGCCAAAAGAGCGTGATCGAGCATGA
- the priA gene encoding primosomal protein N', with protein sequence MIAEVIVDVTTKAIDRPFDYRVPDRFKDLVKAGMRVVVPFGPRKIQGFVTKVKDETDIKAGSIKEIVDLFDLSPVLTDELLELSHWLTEKTLSYHITALQSMLPAAMKAKYEKEIQVLSEEELPQSLKELFGQRESILYADIPAEQLKQIQKHVQKGHLEVRYHVSQKSGKKKVRMLQLAVSKEKLEEKQQQLKKNAVKQKALISYLLEAGETTFLAKDLQQQTGASSQTLKTFIQEGLLTESYEEVYRDPYRNREFTPSASLDLTPEQREAAKHIHQAVSEDQHETFLLHGVTGSGKTEIYLQTIEHVLQKGKEAIVLVPEISLTPQMVQRFKERFGSNVAVLHSGLSTGEKYDEWRKIHRKEVKLVVGARSAVFAPFENLGMIIIDEEHESSYKQEEMPRYHAKDVAIERAERHQCPVVLGSATPSLETYARAKKGVYTLLSLKHRVNQQQLPHVSLIDMREELRNGNRSMFSEELMLRLKEVLERKEQAVLFLNKRGYSSFVMCRDCGYVEQCPHCEISLTYHRYQKRLKCHYCGHEAPVPAECPECHSEHIRYFGTGTQRVEEELTKVLPEARVIRMDVDTTSRKGAHEKLLTSFGNKEADILLGTQMIAKGLDFPDVTLVGVLSADTSLHIPDFRSSEKTFQLLTQVSGRAGRHEKAGSVIIQSYTPSHYSIELTKQHDYEAFYEQEMLHRRHQSYPPYYFLAMVTVSHEEVTKAAHVTDQIVQFLKMNCAPNTRILGPAASPIAKIKDRYRYQCVIKYKRENELASLLRKIQDHYQKEMEQKQLMISIDMNPYMMM encoded by the coding sequence ATGATTGCTGAAGTCATTGTAGATGTCACAACGAAAGCCATTGACCGGCCATTTGATTACCGTGTACCAGATCGATTCAAAGATCTCGTCAAAGCGGGAATGAGGGTGGTCGTTCCCTTTGGCCCGAGGAAAATTCAAGGATTTGTGACAAAAGTTAAAGATGAAACAGACATCAAGGCAGGAAGCATCAAAGAGATAGTCGATTTATTTGATTTATCACCTGTTCTGACAGATGAACTATTGGAGCTTTCCCACTGGCTGACGGAAAAAACATTGTCCTATCATATTACGGCACTTCAATCGATGCTGCCCGCAGCCATGAAGGCAAAGTATGAAAAAGAAATACAGGTGCTATCAGAGGAAGAACTTCCGCAGTCATTGAAAGAGCTTTTCGGTCAGCGAGAGAGCATTCTTTATGCTGACATTCCGGCTGAACAATTAAAACAGATTCAAAAGCATGTCCAAAAAGGTCATCTAGAGGTGAGATACCATGTCTCCCAAAAATCTGGAAAGAAAAAGGTCCGCATGCTCCAGTTGGCTGTATCGAAAGAAAAACTTGAAGAAAAACAGCAGCAGCTAAAGAAAAATGCGGTGAAACAAAAGGCACTGATCTCCTATTTGCTTGAAGCGGGAGAGACAACCTTTTTAGCGAAAGACTTGCAGCAGCAAACAGGCGCGAGTTCTCAAACGCTTAAAACCTTTATTCAAGAAGGGCTGTTAACAGAAAGTTATGAAGAAGTCTATCGAGATCCTTACCGTAACCGGGAGTTTACACCATCTGCCTCACTTGATCTCACGCCTGAGCAAAGAGAGGCGGCAAAACATATTCATCAAGCAGTCAGTGAGGATCAGCACGAAACCTTTTTGCTGCACGGAGTGACAGGAAGCGGCAAAACGGAGATTTACCTGCAGACAATTGAACATGTTCTTCAAAAAGGAAAAGAAGCGATCGTTTTAGTTCCTGAAATCTCGTTAACCCCTCAAATGGTGCAGCGATTTAAAGAACGATTTGGTTCAAATGTGGCTGTTCTTCACAGCGGCTTATCGACGGGAGAAAAATATGATGAATGGCGGAAAATCCACCGCAAGGAAGTCAAGCTTGTCGTTGGCGCAAGATCTGCTGTTTTTGCACCATTTGAAAATCTAGGCATGATTATAATAGATGAAGAGCACGAATCCTCTTATAAACAAGAAGAAATGCCTCGTTACCATGCCAAGGATGTTGCCATTGAACGAGCAGAGCGGCATCAATGTCCAGTCGTATTAGGCAGTGCAACACCTTCACTTGAAACCTATGCACGTGCGAAAAAAGGCGTCTATACATTGCTGTCGCTAAAGCACCGCGTCAACCAGCAGCAGCTGCCGCACGTTTCGTTAATTGATATGAGAGAAGAACTAAGAAATGGCAACCGCTCCATGTTTTCCGAGGAATTGATGCTCAGGTTAAAAGAAGTGCTTGAGAGAAAAGAACAAGCCGTTTTATTTCTGAATAAAAGGGGTTATTCATCCTTTGTGATGTGCCGTGATTGCGGATATGTGGAGCAATGTCCTCATTGCGAAATTTCCCTTACCTATCACCGCTATCAAAAACGGCTGAAGTGCCATTATTGTGGTCATGAGGCACCAGTACCAGCTGAATGCCCAGAATGCCACAGTGAGCATATTCGCTATTTTGGGACTGGCACGCAGCGAGTAGAAGAAGAACTGACAAAGGTATTGCCTGAGGCGCGTGTGATTAGAATGGATGTGGATACAACGTCTAGAAAGGGTGCTCACGAAAAACTTCTCACGTCTTTTGGCAATAAAGAAGCGGACATTCTGCTCGGGACACAGATGATTGCAAAGGGGCTGGATTTCCCAGATGTCACACTTGTTGGTGTTCTCAGTGCGGATACATCCCTTCACATCCCTGATTTCCGTTCAAGTGAAAAAACATTTCAGCTTCTCACGCAGGTCAGCGGCAGGGCAGGGCGCCATGAAAAAGCGGGCTCTGTTATTATTCAATCGTATACACCTTCTCACTATAGTATTGAATTAACGAAACAGCATGACTACGAAGCCTTTTATGAACAGGAGATGCTGCACCGGCGCCACCAATCCTATCCGCCGTATTACTTTTTGGCAATGGTGACAGTGTCACATGAGGAAGTGACGAAAGCAGCACATGTGACTGATCAAATTGTCCAGTTTCTAAAAATGAACTGTGCACCGAATACTCGAATCCTTGGTCCGGCTGCATCGCCAATCGCTAAGATCAAAGATAGATATCGCTATCAATGCGTGATAAAATACAAAAGGGAAAATGAACTGGCAAGTTTACTACGGAAAATACAAGACCATTATCAAAAGGAAATGGAACAAAAACAATTGATGATTTCAATAGATATGAATCCATATATGATGATGTAA
- the def gene encoding peptide deformylase: MAVKPIVIYPADVLEQKTERVDTFDKKLKKLLDDMYDTMLELDGVGLAAPQIGISKRIAVVDIGEESGRMDLVNPEVLEVEGSQTDIEGCLSFPSLYGTVERPNYVKVKAFDKKGKPFTIEADGFLARALLHEIDHLDGILFTSKIIETYTEKEFAEMEG, encoded by the coding sequence GTGGCAGTAAAACCAATAGTCATATATCCGGCAGATGTACTTGAACAAAAGACAGAGCGTGTCGATACGTTCGATAAAAAGCTTAAAAAACTGCTGGATGATATGTATGATACAATGCTTGAGCTGGATGGAGTTGGACTAGCAGCACCACAAATCGGTATTTCTAAAAGAATCGCTGTTGTAGATATCGGAGAAGAATCTGGCAGAATGGATTTAGTCAACCCCGAGGTGCTTGAAGTAGAAGGAAGTCAAACCGATATTGAAGGCTGCCTGAGCTTTCCATCTTTATACGGCACTGTAGAGAGACCGAACTATGTGAAGGTAAAAGCCTTTGATAAGAAAGGCAAACCATTTACAATAGAAGCAGACGGATTTTTAGCAAGAGCCTTATTGCACGAAATTGATCATTTAGACGGCATTTTATTTACGTCAAAAATCATTGAAACCTATACAGAAAAAGAATTTGCGGAAATGGAAGGGTGA
- the fmt gene encoding methionyl-tRNA formyltransferase — MARIVFMGTPDFSVPVLQTLITEGYEVVGVVTQPDRPKGRKRVLTPPPVKVEALKHGIPVLQPEKVRLDEEIDKVLALQPDLIVTAAFGQILPKRLLDEPKFGCINVHASLLPELRGGAPIHYAILQGKKKTGVTIMYMVERLDAGDMISKVEVEIDELDNVGTLHDKLSAAGAALLKDTMPNVLSGSISPIPQNEEAATYAPNIKREQERLDWTKTGEELYNQVRGLNPWPVAYTEWNGGHLKVWEAKKVPLQAQEEPGKVIELQKEGPVIGTGNEQGLLLTSVQPAGKKKMSGEDFLRGANIEIGQKLGLMNEEK, encoded by the coding sequence ATGGCACGTATCGTATTTATGGGAACCCCTGATTTTTCAGTACCTGTGCTGCAAACACTGATAACAGAAGGATACGAAGTTGTAGGGGTTGTCACGCAGCCAGACCGCCCGAAAGGAAGAAAACGAGTGCTCACACCGCCTCCTGTGAAAGTGGAAGCCTTAAAGCACGGGATTCCTGTGTTGCAGCCTGAAAAGGTACGCCTTGATGAAGAAATTGATAAGGTGCTTGCATTACAGCCGGATTTAATCGTCACAGCGGCATTTGGACAAATTTTACCAAAGCGATTACTCGATGAACCTAAGTTTGGATGTATCAATGTTCATGCCTCGCTGCTGCCAGAACTAAGAGGCGGCGCGCCGATCCATTATGCGATCCTTCAGGGCAAAAAGAAAACAGGCGTCACCATCATGTACATGGTGGAAAGACTTGATGCAGGTGACATGATCAGTAAAGTAGAAGTGGAAATCGATGAATTAGACAATGTCGGAACATTGCATGACAAATTAAGTGCAGCTGGTGCCGCACTCTTAAAAGATACGATGCCAAATGTTCTGAGCGGGTCTATTTCCCCGATTCCGCAAAATGAAGAAGCGGCCACATACGCACCAAATATTAAGCGGGAGCAAGAAAGACTAGACTGGACAAAAACCGGTGAAGAGCTTTACAACCAAGTTCGCGGGCTAAATCCATGGCCAGTTGCCTATACTGAATGGAACGGCGGTCATCTAAAAGTATGGGAAGCGAAAAAGGTTCCACTGCAAGCGCAAGAAGAACCTGGGAAAGTGATTGAGCTTCAAAAAGAAGGTCCGGTCATTGGAACGGGGAATGAACAAGGCCTTTTATTAACAAGTGTGCAGCCAGCTGGTAAGAAAAAAATGAGCGGCGAAGACTTCTTAAGAGGCGCAAATATCGAAATTGGACAGAAATTAGGGTTAATGAATGAAGAAAAGTAA